One genomic window of Monodelphis domestica isolate mMonDom1 chromosome 1, mMonDom1.pri, whole genome shotgun sequence includes the following:
- the PSD gene encoding PH and SEC7 domain-containing protein 1 isoform X4, giving the protein MMRFHAGGNVHIPLVLFHPRVFLKELALMGETQERERVLAHFSQRYHQCNPGALSSEDGAHTLTCALMLLNTDLHGHNIGKRMTCGDFIGNLEGLNQGGDFPRELLKALYSSIKNEKLQWAIDEEELRRSLSELADPNPKVIKRVSGGSGGGSSPFLDLSPEPGAAIYKHGPLVRKVHADPDCRKTPRGKRGWKAFHGILKGMILYLQKEEYQPGTALAEEELKNAISIHHALATRASDYSKRPHVFYLRTADWRVFLFQAQSLEQMQSWITRINVVAAMFSAPPFPAAISSQKKFSRPLLPSSATRLSQEEQVRTHEAKLRAMASELREHKASQQQPDRKGKSKEAEEQRQKEAYLEFEKSRYGTYAALLRAKLKAGSEELEAVEAALCQAVPGGVEDGLPASCSSPTLQPQPPPHSRPHRSGPEPRAGGSTRQKP; this is encoded by the exons ATGATGAGGTTCCATGCTGGTGGCAATGTTCATATCCCCCTGGTACTCTTTCACCCTAGGGTATTTCTGAAGGAGCTGGCTCTGATGGGGGAAACCCAGGAGCGAGAGCGGGTCCTGGCTCATTTCTCCCAGCGCTACCATCAATGTAACCCTGGGGCCCTGTCCTCTGAGG atgGAGCCCACACTCTAACCTGTGCTCTCATGCTGTTGAACACGGATCTTCATGGCCAC AACATTGGGAAACGAATGACATGTGGGGACTTCATTGGGAACCTAGAGGGCCTCAACCAGGGGGGTGACTTCCCCAGGGAGTTGCTCAAG GCTCTGTACAGTTCCATCAAGAATGAGAAGCTTCAGTGGGCCAT TGATGAAGAGGAACTCCGCCGCTCCCTGTCTGAACTGGCCGACCCAAACCCCAAGGTCATCAAGAGGGTCAGTGGCGGCAGTGGCGGCGGCTCCAGCCCTTTCCTAGACTTGTCCCCAGAGCCTGGTGCTGCCATTTACAAACACGGCCCCCTGGTGCGCAAGGTGCACGCGGACCCCGACTGCAGGAAGA CACCCCGGGGGAAGCGCGGCTGGAAGGCTTTCCATGGCATTCTGAAGGGGATGATCCTCTACCTGCAGAAG GAGGAGTACCAGCCGGGCACGGCTCTGGCGGAGGAGGAGCTGAAGAACGCCATCAGCATCCACCACGCCCTGGCCACCCGGGCCAGCGACTACAGCAAGCGGCCCCACGTGTTCTACCTGCGCACGGCCGACTGGCGGGTGTTCCTCTTCCAGGCACA GAGCCTGGAGCAGATGCAGTCCTGGATCACCCGCATCAACGTGGTGGCGGCCATGTTCTCGGCACCCCCCTTCCCGGCGGCCATCAGCTCTCAGAAGAAGTTCAGTCGCCCTCTGCTGCCCAGCTCGGCCACCCGCCTCTCCCAG GAGGAGCAGGTGAGGACCCACGAAGCCAAACTCAGGGCCATGGCGTCCGAGCTTCGGGAGCACAAGGCCAGCCAGCAGCAGCCGGACAGGAAGGGCAAGAGCAAGGAGGCCGAGGAGCAGCGGCAGAAGGAAGCCTATTTGGAATTTGAG AAATCTCGCTATGGCACCTACGCCGCACTGCTCCGGGCCAAGCTGAAGGCAGGCAGCGAGGAGCTGGAGGCCGTGGAGGCCGCGCTCTGCCAGGCCGTGCCGGGGGGCGTCGAGGACGGGCTCCCCGCATCCTGCTCCAGCCCCACTCTGCAGCCCCAGCCGCCTCCACACAGCAGGCCGCACCGCTCGGGCCCCGAACCCCGGGCGGGGGGCAGCACACGGCAGAAACCCTGA
- the PSD gene encoding PH and SEC7 domain-containing protein 1 isoform X3 yields MAQGAMRFCSEGDCAISPPRCPRRWLPGGPMPESPPGGGRAQLGMYGSMGSLVRRVVGPGGGSRELGRVTAPCTPLRCTPAPQSPPSPAGPPQSSVVIFRFVEKANVRTVNGGLSRSLDLGSPSPSTSSPPQRLALTLAPSSGSNSGLGRKLRLEASTSDPLPAGGNSALLTARCCPLPGSPAQPSTGGDSLYSSLPNGLGGPSEDLTTLLRGPSGINCQNQGDCCSSPREVSAHAQRIARAKWEFFFGSLDPPSSGSQARDQDQEWEQASVRVPREELGHSSEVTTGRVTKYSETDLDTVPLRCYRETDIDEVLAEREEADSAIESQPSSEPLGTARAPQPTPRPGPSLDSASEEEEAEEEVDDEVFEASEGAQPVAMSPCGPLKSPVPFLPGSSPSADGPDSFSCIFEAILESHRAKGTSYTSLASLEALASPVPTQSPFFTFELPPNHLVTQLDSQMPAPLAPLEPDSGTSSAADGPWTEREEEEEEEAKRGASSTKDRAPPSPCHSEDSFGLGPLPVGSDPPLGQLVSDSDSELDSTEQLALGSTDTLSNGQKADLEAAQRLAKRLYNLDGFKKADVARHLGKNNDFSKLVAGEYLKFFVFTGMNLDQALRVFLKELALMGETQERERVLAHFSQRYHQCNPGALSSEDGAHTLTCALMLLNTDLHGHNIGKRMTCGDFIGNLEGLNQGGDFPRELLKALYSSIKNEKLQWAMSSGEGERSSPLQLIRSSVPCLRQHCSSLY; encoded by the exons ATGGCCCAGGGAGCCATGCGCTTCTGCTCTGAGGGAGACTGTGCCATCTCCCCCCCGCGATGCCCTCGAAGATGGCTTCCAGGAGGCCCTATGCCCGAGAGCCCCCCAGGGGGAGGGAGGGCTCAGCTGGGCATGTATGGCAGTATGGGCTCCCTAGTTCGACGAGTGGTAGGGCCGGGCGGTGGGAGCAGGGAGCTAGGGCGGGTGACAGCACCCTGTACACCACTGAGGTGTACACCTGCTCCCCAGAGCCCCCCCTCACCTGCTGGGCCACCACAAAGCTCTGTGGTCATATTCCGCTTTGTGGAAAAGGCCAATGTGAGGACAGTGAATGGGGGCCTCAGTAGAAGCCTGGACCTTGGGTCTCCCTCTCCCAGCACCTCATCCCCACCCCAACGACTTGCCCTGACCCTAGCCCCTAGTTCTGGCTCTAATTCTGGCTTGGGACGGAAGCTCCGGCTGGAGGCTTCCACCTCAGACCCACTCCCTGCTGGAGGAAATTCAGCTCTCCTAACTGCCCGATGCTGCCCCCTGCCTGGGTCCCCAGCCCAGCCATCCACAGGTGGAGATAgtctctattcctccctcccaaaTGGGCTGGGTGGGCCTTCAGAGGACCTGACCACTCTACTCCGAGGACCCTCAGGCATTAACTGCCAGAACCAG GGGGATTGCTGCTCCTCTCCCCGGGAAGTGTCTGCTCATGCCCAGCGGATTGCCCGGGCCAAGTGGGAATTCTTCTTTGGCTCCCTGGATCCCCCCAGCTCAG GTTCCCAGGCTCGGGATCAGGATCAGGAGTGGGAGCAGGCATCAGTGAGAGTCCCCAGGGAGGAGCTGGGCCATAGCTCAGAGGTGACCACAGGACGGGTGACTAAGTATTCAGAAACCGACCTGGACACAGTGCCCCTTCGGTGCTACCGGGAGACGGACATCGATGAGGTTCTGGCTGAGCGAGAGGAGGCTGACTCTGCTATTGAGAGCCAACCCAGCTCAGAGCCCCTGGGTACAGCCAGGGCCCCCCAGCCCACCCCTCGGCCAGGCCCCAGCCTGGACAGTGCCAGTGAGGAGGAAGAAGCTGAGGAGGAGGTGGACGACGAGGTGTTCGAGGCCTCCGAAGGGGCCCA GCCAGTGGCCATGAGTCCCTGTGGGCCCCTCAAGTCCCCAGTGCCCTTCCTGCCAGGCTCCAGCCCATCTGCAGATGGTCCAGACTCCTTCAGCTGCATCTTTGAAGCCATCCTAGAGTCACACAGGGCCAAAGGCACATCTTACACCAGCCTGGCCTCCCTGGAGGCTCTCGCCTCACCAGTCCCAACCCAGAGTCCCTTTTTCACTTTTGAACTGCCCCCCAATCATCTGGTCACCCAGCTTGATTCCCAGATGCCAGCCCCATTAGCTCCACTGGAACCTGATTCAGGGACCAGCTCAGCTGCTGATGGGCCCTGGACAGAAcgtgaggaagaggaggaggaggaggctaaAAGAGGGGCCAGTTCAACTAAGGACAGGGCTCcacctagcccttgtcactctgaAGACAGCTTTGGTTTAGGGCCTCTGCCTGTGGGCAG TGATCCCCCCCTGGGCCAGCTGGTGTCGGATTCTGACTCGGAACTGGACAGCACAGAGCAGCTGGCCCTGGGTAGCACTGACACCCTGTCCAACGGGCAGAAGGCTGACCTGGAAGCTGCCCAGAGGCTAGCCAAGCGGCTCTACAACCTGGATGGCTTTAAGAAGGCTGATGTGGCCCGGCATCTGGGGAAGAA CAATGACTTCAGTAAACTGGTAGCTGGAGAGTACCTCAAATTCTTTGTCTTCACTGGAATGAATCTGGACCAGGCACTCAG GGTATTTCTGAAGGAGCTGGCTCTGATGGGGGAAACCCAGGAGCGAGAGCGGGTCCTGGCTCATTTCTCCCAGCGCTACCATCAATGTAACCCTGGGGCCCTGTCCTCTGAGG atgGAGCCCACACTCTAACCTGTGCTCTCATGCTGTTGAACACGGATCTTCATGGCCAC AACATTGGGAAACGAATGACATGTGGGGACTTCATTGGGAACCTAGAGGGCCTCAACCAGGGGGGTGACTTCCCCAGGGAGTTGCTCAAG GCTCTGTACAGTTCCATCAAGAATGAGAAGCTTCAGTGGGCCAT gagcagtggagagggggaaaggagcagccccctccagctcaTCAGATCAAGTGTGCCATGTCTTCGACAACATTGCTCTAGTCTTTACTGA
- the PSD gene encoding PH and SEC7 domain-containing protein 1 isoform X1: MAQGAMRFCSEGDCAISPPRCPRRWLPGGPMPESPPGGGRAQLGMYGSMGSLVRRVVGPGGGSRELGRVTAPCTPLRCTPAPQSPPSPAGPPQSSVVIFRFVEKANVRTVNGGLSRSLDLGSPSPSTSSPPQRLALTLAPSSGSNSGLGRKLRLEASTSDPLPAGGNSALLTARCCPLPGSPAQPSTGGDSLYSSLPNGLGGPSEDLTTLLRGPSGINCQNQGDCCSSPREVSAHAQRIARAKWEFFFGSLDPPSSGSQARDQDQEWEQASVRVPREELGHSSEVTTGRVTKYSETDLDTVPLRCYRETDIDEVLAEREEADSAIESQPSSEPLGTARAPQPTPRPGPSLDSASEEEEAEEEVDDEVFEASEGAQPVAMSPCGPLKSPVPFLPGSSPSADGPDSFSCIFEAILESHRAKGTSYTSLASLEALASPVPTQSPFFTFELPPNHLVTQLDSQMPAPLAPLEPDSGTSSAADGPWTEREEEEEEEAKRGASSTKDRAPPSPCHSEDSFGLGPLPVGSDPPLGQLVSDSDSELDSTEQLALGSTDTLSNGQKADLEAAQRLAKRLYNLDGFKKADVARHLGKNNDFSKLVAGEYLKFFVFTGMNLDQALRVFLKELALMGETQERERVLAHFSQRYHQCNPGALSSEDGAHTLTCALMLLNTDLHGHNIGKRMTCGDFIGNLEGLNQGGDFPRELLKALYSSIKNEKLQWAIDEEELRRSLSELADPNPKVIKRVSGGSGGGSSPFLDLSPEPGAAIYKHGPLVRKVHADPDCRKTPRGKRGWKAFHGILKGMILYLQKEEYQPGTALAEEELKNAISIHHALATRASDYSKRPHVFYLRTADWRVFLFQAQSLEQMQSWITRINVVAAMFSAPPFPAAISSQKKFSRPLLPSSATRLSQEEQVRTHEAKLRAMASELREHKASQQQPDRKGKSKEAEEQRQKEAYLEFEKSRYGTYAALLRAKLKAGSEELEAVEAALCQAVPGGVEDGLPASCSSPTLQPQPPPHSRPHRSGPEPRAGGSTRQKP; this comes from the exons ATGGCCCAGGGAGCCATGCGCTTCTGCTCTGAGGGAGACTGTGCCATCTCCCCCCCGCGATGCCCTCGAAGATGGCTTCCAGGAGGCCCTATGCCCGAGAGCCCCCCAGGGGGAGGGAGGGCTCAGCTGGGCATGTATGGCAGTATGGGCTCCCTAGTTCGACGAGTGGTAGGGCCGGGCGGTGGGAGCAGGGAGCTAGGGCGGGTGACAGCACCCTGTACACCACTGAGGTGTACACCTGCTCCCCAGAGCCCCCCCTCACCTGCTGGGCCACCACAAAGCTCTGTGGTCATATTCCGCTTTGTGGAAAAGGCCAATGTGAGGACAGTGAATGGGGGCCTCAGTAGAAGCCTGGACCTTGGGTCTCCCTCTCCCAGCACCTCATCCCCACCCCAACGACTTGCCCTGACCCTAGCCCCTAGTTCTGGCTCTAATTCTGGCTTGGGACGGAAGCTCCGGCTGGAGGCTTCCACCTCAGACCCACTCCCTGCTGGAGGAAATTCAGCTCTCCTAACTGCCCGATGCTGCCCCCTGCCTGGGTCCCCAGCCCAGCCATCCACAGGTGGAGATAgtctctattcctccctcccaaaTGGGCTGGGTGGGCCTTCAGAGGACCTGACCACTCTACTCCGAGGACCCTCAGGCATTAACTGCCAGAACCAG GGGGATTGCTGCTCCTCTCCCCGGGAAGTGTCTGCTCATGCCCAGCGGATTGCCCGGGCCAAGTGGGAATTCTTCTTTGGCTCCCTGGATCCCCCCAGCTCAG GTTCCCAGGCTCGGGATCAGGATCAGGAGTGGGAGCAGGCATCAGTGAGAGTCCCCAGGGAGGAGCTGGGCCATAGCTCAGAGGTGACCACAGGACGGGTGACTAAGTATTCAGAAACCGACCTGGACACAGTGCCCCTTCGGTGCTACCGGGAGACGGACATCGATGAGGTTCTGGCTGAGCGAGAGGAGGCTGACTCTGCTATTGAGAGCCAACCCAGCTCAGAGCCCCTGGGTACAGCCAGGGCCCCCCAGCCCACCCCTCGGCCAGGCCCCAGCCTGGACAGTGCCAGTGAGGAGGAAGAAGCTGAGGAGGAGGTGGACGACGAGGTGTTCGAGGCCTCCGAAGGGGCCCA GCCAGTGGCCATGAGTCCCTGTGGGCCCCTCAAGTCCCCAGTGCCCTTCCTGCCAGGCTCCAGCCCATCTGCAGATGGTCCAGACTCCTTCAGCTGCATCTTTGAAGCCATCCTAGAGTCACACAGGGCCAAAGGCACATCTTACACCAGCCTGGCCTCCCTGGAGGCTCTCGCCTCACCAGTCCCAACCCAGAGTCCCTTTTTCACTTTTGAACTGCCCCCCAATCATCTGGTCACCCAGCTTGATTCCCAGATGCCAGCCCCATTAGCTCCACTGGAACCTGATTCAGGGACCAGCTCAGCTGCTGATGGGCCCTGGACAGAAcgtgaggaagaggaggaggaggaggctaaAAGAGGGGCCAGTTCAACTAAGGACAGGGCTCcacctagcccttgtcactctgaAGACAGCTTTGGTTTAGGGCCTCTGCCTGTGGGCAG TGATCCCCCCCTGGGCCAGCTGGTGTCGGATTCTGACTCGGAACTGGACAGCACAGAGCAGCTGGCCCTGGGTAGCACTGACACCCTGTCCAACGGGCAGAAGGCTGACCTGGAAGCTGCCCAGAGGCTAGCCAAGCGGCTCTACAACCTGGATGGCTTTAAGAAGGCTGATGTGGCCCGGCATCTGGGGAAGAA CAATGACTTCAGTAAACTGGTAGCTGGAGAGTACCTCAAATTCTTTGTCTTCACTGGAATGAATCTGGACCAGGCACTCAG GGTATTTCTGAAGGAGCTGGCTCTGATGGGGGAAACCCAGGAGCGAGAGCGGGTCCTGGCTCATTTCTCCCAGCGCTACCATCAATGTAACCCTGGGGCCCTGTCCTCTGAGG atgGAGCCCACACTCTAACCTGTGCTCTCATGCTGTTGAACACGGATCTTCATGGCCAC AACATTGGGAAACGAATGACATGTGGGGACTTCATTGGGAACCTAGAGGGCCTCAACCAGGGGGGTGACTTCCCCAGGGAGTTGCTCAAG GCTCTGTACAGTTCCATCAAGAATGAGAAGCTTCAGTGGGCCAT TGATGAAGAGGAACTCCGCCGCTCCCTGTCTGAACTGGCCGACCCAAACCCCAAGGTCATCAAGAGGGTCAGTGGCGGCAGTGGCGGCGGCTCCAGCCCTTTCCTAGACTTGTCCCCAGAGCCTGGTGCTGCCATTTACAAACACGGCCCCCTGGTGCGCAAGGTGCACGCGGACCCCGACTGCAGGAAGA CACCCCGGGGGAAGCGCGGCTGGAAGGCTTTCCATGGCATTCTGAAGGGGATGATCCTCTACCTGCAGAAG GAGGAGTACCAGCCGGGCACGGCTCTGGCGGAGGAGGAGCTGAAGAACGCCATCAGCATCCACCACGCCCTGGCCACCCGGGCCAGCGACTACAGCAAGCGGCCCCACGTGTTCTACCTGCGCACGGCCGACTGGCGGGTGTTCCTCTTCCAGGCACA GAGCCTGGAGCAGATGCAGTCCTGGATCACCCGCATCAACGTGGTGGCGGCCATGTTCTCGGCACCCCCCTTCCCGGCGGCCATCAGCTCTCAGAAGAAGTTCAGTCGCCCTCTGCTGCCCAGCTCGGCCACCCGCCTCTCCCAG GAGGAGCAGGTGAGGACCCACGAAGCCAAACTCAGGGCCATGGCGTCCGAGCTTCGGGAGCACAAGGCCAGCCAGCAGCAGCCGGACAGGAAGGGCAAGAGCAAGGAGGCCGAGGAGCAGCGGCAGAAGGAAGCCTATTTGGAATTTGAG AAATCTCGCTATGGCACCTACGCCGCACTGCTCCGGGCCAAGCTGAAGGCAGGCAGCGAGGAGCTGGAGGCCGTGGAGGCCGCGCTCTGCCAGGCCGTGCCGGGGGGCGTCGAGGACGGGCTCCCCGCATCCTGCTCCAGCCCCACTCTGCAGCCCCAGCCGCCTCCACACAGCAGGCCGCACCGCTCGGGCCCCGAACCCCGGGCGGGGGGCAGCACACGGCAGAAACCCTGA
- the PSD gene encoding PH and SEC7 domain-containing protein 1 isoform X2 codes for MAQGAMRFCSEGDCAISPPRCPRRWLPGGPMPESPPGGGRAQLGMYGSMGSLVRRVVGPGGGSRELGRVTAPCTPLRCTPAPQSPPSPAGPPQSSVVIFRFVEKANVRTVNGGLSRSLDLGSPSPSTSSPPQRLALTLAPSSGSNSGLGRKLRLEASTSDPLPAGGNSALLTARCCPLPGSPAQPSTGGDSLYSSLPNGLGGPSEDLTTLLRGPSGINCQNQGDCCSSPREVSAHAQRIARAKWEFFFGSLDPPSSGSQARDQDQEWEQASVRVPREELGHSSEVTTGRVTKYSETDLDTVPLRCYRETDIDEVLAEREEADSAIESQPSSEPLGTARAPQPTPRPGPSLDSASEEEEAEEEVDDEVFEASEGAQPVAMSPCGPLKSPVPFLPGSSPSADGPDSFSCIFEAILESHRAKGTSYTSLASLEALASPVPTQSPFFTFELPPNHLVTQLDSQMPAPLAPLEPDSGTSSAADGPWTEREEEEEEEAKRGASSTKDRAPPSPCHSEDSFGLGPLPVGSDPPLGQLVSDSDSELDSTEQLALGSTDTLSNGQKADLEAAQRLAKRLYNLDGFKKADVARHLGKNNDFSKLVAGEYLKFFVFTGMNLDQALRVFLKELALMGETQERERVLAHFSQRYHQYGAHTLTCALMLLNTDLHGHNIGKRMTCGDFIGNLEGLNQGGDFPRELLKALYSSIKNEKLQWAIDEEELRRSLSELADPNPKVIKRVSGGSGGGSSPFLDLSPEPGAAIYKHGPLVRKVHADPDCRKTPRGKRGWKAFHGILKGMILYLQKEEYQPGTALAEEELKNAISIHHALATRASDYSKRPHVFYLRTADWRVFLFQAQSLEQMQSWITRINVVAAMFSAPPFPAAISSQKKFSRPLLPSSATRLSQEEQVRTHEAKLRAMASELREHKASQQQPDRKGKSKEAEEQRQKEAYLEFEKSRYGTYAALLRAKLKAGSEELEAVEAALCQAVPGGVEDGLPASCSSPTLQPQPPPHSRPHRSGPEPRAGGSTRQKP; via the exons ATGGCCCAGGGAGCCATGCGCTTCTGCTCTGAGGGAGACTGTGCCATCTCCCCCCCGCGATGCCCTCGAAGATGGCTTCCAGGAGGCCCTATGCCCGAGAGCCCCCCAGGGGGAGGGAGGGCTCAGCTGGGCATGTATGGCAGTATGGGCTCCCTAGTTCGACGAGTGGTAGGGCCGGGCGGTGGGAGCAGGGAGCTAGGGCGGGTGACAGCACCCTGTACACCACTGAGGTGTACACCTGCTCCCCAGAGCCCCCCCTCACCTGCTGGGCCACCACAAAGCTCTGTGGTCATATTCCGCTTTGTGGAAAAGGCCAATGTGAGGACAGTGAATGGGGGCCTCAGTAGAAGCCTGGACCTTGGGTCTCCCTCTCCCAGCACCTCATCCCCACCCCAACGACTTGCCCTGACCCTAGCCCCTAGTTCTGGCTCTAATTCTGGCTTGGGACGGAAGCTCCGGCTGGAGGCTTCCACCTCAGACCCACTCCCTGCTGGAGGAAATTCAGCTCTCCTAACTGCCCGATGCTGCCCCCTGCCTGGGTCCCCAGCCCAGCCATCCACAGGTGGAGATAgtctctattcctccctcccaaaTGGGCTGGGTGGGCCTTCAGAGGACCTGACCACTCTACTCCGAGGACCCTCAGGCATTAACTGCCAGAACCAG GGGGATTGCTGCTCCTCTCCCCGGGAAGTGTCTGCTCATGCCCAGCGGATTGCCCGGGCCAAGTGGGAATTCTTCTTTGGCTCCCTGGATCCCCCCAGCTCAG GTTCCCAGGCTCGGGATCAGGATCAGGAGTGGGAGCAGGCATCAGTGAGAGTCCCCAGGGAGGAGCTGGGCCATAGCTCAGAGGTGACCACAGGACGGGTGACTAAGTATTCAGAAACCGACCTGGACACAGTGCCCCTTCGGTGCTACCGGGAGACGGACATCGATGAGGTTCTGGCTGAGCGAGAGGAGGCTGACTCTGCTATTGAGAGCCAACCCAGCTCAGAGCCCCTGGGTACAGCCAGGGCCCCCCAGCCCACCCCTCGGCCAGGCCCCAGCCTGGACAGTGCCAGTGAGGAGGAAGAAGCTGAGGAGGAGGTGGACGACGAGGTGTTCGAGGCCTCCGAAGGGGCCCA GCCAGTGGCCATGAGTCCCTGTGGGCCCCTCAAGTCCCCAGTGCCCTTCCTGCCAGGCTCCAGCCCATCTGCAGATGGTCCAGACTCCTTCAGCTGCATCTTTGAAGCCATCCTAGAGTCACACAGGGCCAAAGGCACATCTTACACCAGCCTGGCCTCCCTGGAGGCTCTCGCCTCACCAGTCCCAACCCAGAGTCCCTTTTTCACTTTTGAACTGCCCCCCAATCATCTGGTCACCCAGCTTGATTCCCAGATGCCAGCCCCATTAGCTCCACTGGAACCTGATTCAGGGACCAGCTCAGCTGCTGATGGGCCCTGGACAGAAcgtgaggaagaggaggaggaggaggctaaAAGAGGGGCCAGTTCAACTAAGGACAGGGCTCcacctagcccttgtcactctgaAGACAGCTTTGGTTTAGGGCCTCTGCCTGTGGGCAG TGATCCCCCCCTGGGCCAGCTGGTGTCGGATTCTGACTCGGAACTGGACAGCACAGAGCAGCTGGCCCTGGGTAGCACTGACACCCTGTCCAACGGGCAGAAGGCTGACCTGGAAGCTGCCCAGAGGCTAGCCAAGCGGCTCTACAACCTGGATGGCTTTAAGAAGGCTGATGTGGCCCGGCATCTGGGGAAGAA CAATGACTTCAGTAAACTGGTAGCTGGAGAGTACCTCAAATTCTTTGTCTTCACTGGAATGAATCTGGACCAGGCACTCAG GGTATTTCTGAAGGAGCTGGCTCTGATGGGGGAAACCCAGGAGCGAGAGCGGGTCCTGGCTCATTTCTCCCAGCGCTACCATCAAT atgGAGCCCACACTCTAACCTGTGCTCTCATGCTGTTGAACACGGATCTTCATGGCCAC AACATTGGGAAACGAATGACATGTGGGGACTTCATTGGGAACCTAGAGGGCCTCAACCAGGGGGGTGACTTCCCCAGGGAGTTGCTCAAG GCTCTGTACAGTTCCATCAAGAATGAGAAGCTTCAGTGGGCCAT TGATGAAGAGGAACTCCGCCGCTCCCTGTCTGAACTGGCCGACCCAAACCCCAAGGTCATCAAGAGGGTCAGTGGCGGCAGTGGCGGCGGCTCCAGCCCTTTCCTAGACTTGTCCCCAGAGCCTGGTGCTGCCATTTACAAACACGGCCCCCTGGTGCGCAAGGTGCACGCGGACCCCGACTGCAGGAAGA CACCCCGGGGGAAGCGCGGCTGGAAGGCTTTCCATGGCATTCTGAAGGGGATGATCCTCTACCTGCAGAAG GAGGAGTACCAGCCGGGCACGGCTCTGGCGGAGGAGGAGCTGAAGAACGCCATCAGCATCCACCACGCCCTGGCCACCCGGGCCAGCGACTACAGCAAGCGGCCCCACGTGTTCTACCTGCGCACGGCCGACTGGCGGGTGTTCCTCTTCCAGGCACA GAGCCTGGAGCAGATGCAGTCCTGGATCACCCGCATCAACGTGGTGGCGGCCATGTTCTCGGCACCCCCCTTCCCGGCGGCCATCAGCTCTCAGAAGAAGTTCAGTCGCCCTCTGCTGCCCAGCTCGGCCACCCGCCTCTCCCAG GAGGAGCAGGTGAGGACCCACGAAGCCAAACTCAGGGCCATGGCGTCCGAGCTTCGGGAGCACAAGGCCAGCCAGCAGCAGCCGGACAGGAAGGGCAAGAGCAAGGAGGCCGAGGAGCAGCGGCAGAAGGAAGCCTATTTGGAATTTGAG AAATCTCGCTATGGCACCTACGCCGCACTGCTCCGGGCCAAGCTGAAGGCAGGCAGCGAGGAGCTGGAGGCCGTGGAGGCCGCGCTCTGCCAGGCCGTGCCGGGGGGCGTCGAGGACGGGCTCCCCGCATCCTGCTCCAGCCCCACTCTGCAGCCCCAGCCGCCTCCACACAGCAGGCCGCACCGCTCGGGCCCCGAACCCCGGGCGGGGGGCAGCACACGGCAGAAACCCTGA
- the PSD gene encoding PH and SEC7 domain-containing protein 1 isoform X5 has translation MLLNTDLHGHNIGKRMTCGDFIGNLEGLNQGGDFPRELLKALYSSIKNEKLQWAIDEEELRRSLSELADPNPKVIKRVSGGSGGGSSPFLDLSPEPGAAIYKHGPLVRKVHADPDCRKTPRGKRGWKAFHGILKGMILYLQKEEYQPGTALAEEELKNAISIHHALATRASDYSKRPHVFYLRTADWRVFLFQAQSLEQMQSWITRINVVAAMFSAPPFPAAISSQKKFSRPLLPSSATRLSQEEQVRTHEAKLRAMASELREHKASQQQPDRKGKSKEAEEQRQKEAYLEFEKSRYGTYAALLRAKLKAGSEELEAVEAALCQAVPGGVEDGLPASCSSPTLQPQPPPHSRPHRSGPEPRAGGSTRQKP, from the exons ATGCTGTTGAACACGGATCTTCATGGCCAC AACATTGGGAAACGAATGACATGTGGGGACTTCATTGGGAACCTAGAGGGCCTCAACCAGGGGGGTGACTTCCCCAGGGAGTTGCTCAAG GCTCTGTACAGTTCCATCAAGAATGAGAAGCTTCAGTGGGCCAT TGATGAAGAGGAACTCCGCCGCTCCCTGTCTGAACTGGCCGACCCAAACCCCAAGGTCATCAAGAGGGTCAGTGGCGGCAGTGGCGGCGGCTCCAGCCCTTTCCTAGACTTGTCCCCAGAGCCTGGTGCTGCCATTTACAAACACGGCCCCCTGGTGCGCAAGGTGCACGCGGACCCCGACTGCAGGAAGA CACCCCGGGGGAAGCGCGGCTGGAAGGCTTTCCATGGCATTCTGAAGGGGATGATCCTCTACCTGCAGAAG GAGGAGTACCAGCCGGGCACGGCTCTGGCGGAGGAGGAGCTGAAGAACGCCATCAGCATCCACCACGCCCTGGCCACCCGGGCCAGCGACTACAGCAAGCGGCCCCACGTGTTCTACCTGCGCACGGCCGACTGGCGGGTGTTCCTCTTCCAGGCACA GAGCCTGGAGCAGATGCAGTCCTGGATCACCCGCATCAACGTGGTGGCGGCCATGTTCTCGGCACCCCCCTTCCCGGCGGCCATCAGCTCTCAGAAGAAGTTCAGTCGCCCTCTGCTGCCCAGCTCGGCCACCCGCCTCTCCCAG GAGGAGCAGGTGAGGACCCACGAAGCCAAACTCAGGGCCATGGCGTCCGAGCTTCGGGAGCACAAGGCCAGCCAGCAGCAGCCGGACAGGAAGGGCAAGAGCAAGGAGGCCGAGGAGCAGCGGCAGAAGGAAGCCTATTTGGAATTTGAG AAATCTCGCTATGGCACCTACGCCGCACTGCTCCGGGCCAAGCTGAAGGCAGGCAGCGAGGAGCTGGAGGCCGTGGAGGCCGCGCTCTGCCAGGCCGTGCCGGGGGGCGTCGAGGACGGGCTCCCCGCATCCTGCTCCAGCCCCACTCTGCAGCCCCAGCCGCCTCCACACAGCAGGCCGCACCGCTCGGGCCCCGAACCCCGGGCGGGGGGCAGCACACGGCAGAAACCCTGA